The sequence below is a genomic window from Haloterrigena turkmenica DSM 5511.
GACGTCACCGAATACGAGAGCGATCGCACGAGCGTTCGGTCCCAGGCCGACGGCGGCATCGTCACCCAGCTCCGCCTCGACCACTCGTCGCTGTTCCTGCGACCGACCCTCCGACGGGCGACCGACGTCACCGTCGAGCCCGAATACTGGACCACCGTCGGCGCGGGTCGGACGCTCGTCTTCTGTAGCGTCTCCGGCGACTCGTTCGAGGACTTCGAGTCGGCGCTCGAACTGGATCCGACGGTCACCGATCCGGTGCTCGCGGACCGCTACCCCGACCGGCGCGTTTACCGGGTCGAACTCACCGACCGAGCGGTGACGTTCATCGCGGCGACGGCCGAAGTCGGCGGCCGACTGCTGGACCTCTCGAGTTCCCATGACGGTTGGCGCGTCCAGCTTCAGTTCCCGAACCGAGACGATCTCGTCTCGTTCAACAACCACTGCCGCGACCGCGACATCTCGGTCACGGTCGACCATCTGCGACTCTCCGACGACGAGGACGACTGCGTCGTCGCTCTGACGGAAAAACAGGAGGAACTGCTGGCCGTCGCCCACGAGGAGGGCTACTTCGACGTTCCCCGCGGCATCTCCCAGGACGAACTGGCCGACCGACTCGGTGTCTCGAAGTCGGCGGTCTCTCAGCGGCTCCGGCGCGCGATCGGCGAGCTCTGCGCGTCGAAGCTCTGTTGAG
It includes:
- a CDS encoding helix-turn-helix domain-containing protein; translated protein: MSIDVTEYESDRTSVRSQADGGIVTQLRLDHSSLFLRPTLRRATDVTVEPEYWTTVGAGRTLVFCSVSGDSFEDFESALELDPTVTDPVLADRYPDRRVYRVELTDRAVTFIAATAEVGGRLLDLSSSHDGWRVQLQFPNRDDLVSFNNHCRDRDISVTVDHLRLSDDEDDCVVALTEKQEELLAVAHEEGYFDVPRGISQDELADRLGVSKSAVSQRLRRAIGELCASKLC